The genomic region TTGCGGATAAGCATATTCAGCGCCGCTTTTGATGCGCGATAGGCATGCCAGCCGCCAAGGCCATTGTCGCTGATCGATCCGACCCGCGCTGACAGCGCTGCAAAGACCGCACGCCCTTTGCGTGGCATGATCGGCAATAGGTGTTTGGCAACGCTGGCGGGGGCGAAAGTATTTATTTCAAATACTTTCCGGAAGGCCTCGGCATCCTGCTGGCGGTAGCTTTTTTCGGGCCTGAGACCCGTCTCATCGGAGAGCACCCCGGTTGCGACAAGCACAAGATCCGGTGCAATCCCCCGGCTGCGCAGAGCGCCGGCCAGCTCGGTAAGCTGTGCTTCGTCGGTGATGTCCACCTGGTGACTGTCGATTTCGGGGCGCGATGGCAACGCGCTACGGGCCACTGCGGTCAGGCTGGCGGGGGAGCGCGCCGCGTAGTGATCCACCAATGCCGATCCGATACCGCCGGAGGCGCCAATAATAACGATATGCTGTGGCGC from Phaeobacter inhibens DSM 16374 harbors:
- a CDS encoding SDR family NAD(P)-dependent oxidoreductase, producing the protein MSAPQHIVIIGASGGIGSALVDHYAARSPASLTAVARSALPSRPEIDSHQVDITDEAQLTELAGALRSRGIAPDLVLVATGVLSDETGLRPEKSYRQQDAEAFRKVFEINTFAPASVAKHLLPIMPRKGRAVFAALSARVGSISDNGLGGWHAYRASKAALNMLIRNYAIETARSNDQMICVGLHPGTVRTPLSGPFSKNVSESALFEPAQSAAYLAKVIDGLSPGDSGRVFDWAGKEIPA